A genomic window from Streptomyces broussonetiae includes:
- a CDS encoding FUSC family protein, with protein MHDVRKWPEELLRLLRRRREPVVVQTLRSATAATIAYVVALRLSPEPAPLTAPLTALLVVQVTFYATLTNGIRRVNSVVAGVLVAIAFSVLVGLTWWSLALLIVAALAVGHLVRVDEYVAEVAISAMLVLGVTTVGFTAWARIVETLIGAVVGTACNLLLPPPVWVDEAGRSIEDLARRLRQLMLRIGEEAAGRTPWQRAAERLHEARRLDQHIARVDASLRQAEDSLRLNPRVKEGLLHRVVLRTGLDTLEICTVVLRVLARSLTDLAKARGPDELFPARAGATVEQLLGEMGDAVVSFAVLVTTHLSENAESAEARLTAELHTAAGTRDRLAEQLREEIRRDWSNWQLLGAVLTETTRIIDELNTEHRTRRLLEELDRVSRGQRAKLPRMTRLRERIGVQDELWRNRMGFGERSR; from the coding sequence ATGCACGACGTACGGAAGTGGCCCGAGGAACTGCTGCGCCTGCTCAGGCGCCGCCGGGAGCCGGTGGTCGTCCAGACGCTGCGGTCGGCGACGGCGGCGACGATCGCCTACGTCGTCGCGCTCCGGCTGAGCCCCGAACCGGCCCCCCTCACCGCGCCCCTGACCGCGCTGCTGGTCGTCCAGGTGACCTTCTACGCCACCCTCACCAACGGCATCCGCCGGGTGAACTCGGTGGTGGCCGGGGTGCTGGTCGCCATCGCCTTCAGTGTGCTGGTGGGCCTGACCTGGTGGAGCCTGGCGCTGCTGATCGTGGCCGCGCTGGCGGTCGGGCACCTGGTGCGGGTGGACGAGTACGTCGCCGAGGTGGCGATCAGTGCCATGCTCGTGCTCGGGGTCACCACCGTCGGTTTCACCGCGTGGGCGCGCATCGTGGAAACGCTGATCGGCGCCGTCGTCGGCACGGCCTGCAACCTGCTGCTCCCGCCACCGGTGTGGGTGGACGAGGCGGGCCGGTCGATCGAGGACCTGGCACGCCGGCTGCGGCAGTTGATGCTGCGGATCGGCGAGGAGGCCGCCGGCCGGACCCCCTGGCAGCGGGCGGCCGAGCGGCTGCACGAGGCCCGTCGGCTGGACCAGCACATCGCCCGGGTGGACGCGTCGCTGCGGCAGGCCGAGGACAGCCTGCGGCTCAATCCGCGGGTCAAGGAGGGGCTGCTGCACCGGGTGGTGCTGCGCACCGGCCTCGACACGCTCGAGATCTGCACGGTGGTGCTGCGGGTGCTGGCCCGGTCCCTCACGGATCTGGCGAAGGCCCGCGGACCCGATGAGCTGTTCCCGGCCCGGGCCGGGGCGACCGTGGAGCAGCTGCTGGGCGAGATGGGCGACGCCGTGGTCAGCTTCGCGGTCCTGGTCACCACCCATCTCAGCGAGAACGCCGAGTCCGCGGAGGCGCGCCTGACGGCCGAGCTGCACACGGCGGCCGGCACCCGGGACCGGCTGGCCGAGCAGCTCCGCGAGGAGATCCGCCGGGACTGGTCGAACTGGCAGCTGCTGGGCGCCGTACTGACCGAGACGACCCGGATCATCGACGAGCTGAACACCGAGCACCGCACCCGGCGCCTGCTGGAGGAACTGGACCGGGTCTCCCGCGGACAGCGGGCCAAGCTGCCGCGCATGACCCGGCTGCGCGAGCGGATCGGCGTCCAGGACGAGCTGTGGCGGAACCGTATGGGGTTCGGCGAGCGTTCTCGGTGA
- a CDS encoding FBP domain-containing protein, producing MKPVTEQDIRTSFVNCSKGEAKRLALPRDLGERPWDDLDFLGWRDPGAPDRSYLVTERGDRLVGVALRFQAAQRGFLHRSMCSVCLTTHPRGGVTLMTARKAGPAGREGNSAGLYMCTDLACSLYVRGRKVPESGARFEESLTVEEQVSRANANLHAFLDKLGA from the coding sequence ATGAAACCAGTCACCGAGCAGGACATCCGTACCTCTTTTGTCAACTGCTCGAAGGGGGAGGCCAAGCGGCTGGCGCTCCCGCGGGACCTCGGTGAACGTCCGTGGGACGACCTGGACTTCCTCGGCTGGCGGGATCCGGGTGCGCCCGATCGCAGCTACCTCGTCACCGAGCGGGGCGACCGGCTCGTGGGCGTGGCGCTGCGTTTCCAGGCCGCGCAGCGCGGGTTCCTGCACCGCAGCATGTGCTCGGTGTGCCTGACCACGCATCCGCGCGGCGGGGTGACGCTGATGACCGCGCGCAAGGCGGGACCGGCCGGCCGCGAGGGCAACTCGGCCGGGCTGTACATGTGCACCGACCTGGCGTGTTCGCTGTACGTGCGGGGCAGGAAGGTGCCGGAGTCCGGCGCCCGGTTCGAGGAGAGCCTGACCGTGGAGGAGCAGGTGTCCCGCGCGAACGCGAACCTGCACGCCTTCCTCGACAAGCTGGGCGCCTGA
- a CDS encoding DUF3626 domain-containing protein: MHCGLLLHLGPLGSWLAYVAVEGWANGFLSTAVAGLPIPAALARDGAYHSQYATGAGNGGFTVHSGGDRARCESRIIGGAYDDAPPRGSARCTTP, translated from the coding sequence ATGCATTGCGGGCTATTGCTGCACCTAGGGCCTCTAGGTTCATGGCTAGCTTATGTAGCCGTTGAGGGATGGGCCAACGGGTTTCTGTCGACTGCTGTCGCCGGTCTGCCGATCCCGGCAGCACTCGCCCGGGACGGCGCGTACCACTCGCAGTACGCCACCGGCGCCGGCAACGGCGGGTTCACCGTGCATTCCGGCGGTGACCGGGCACGCTGCGAGAGCCGGATCATCGGCGGCGCGTACGACGACGCGCCCCCGCGCGGGAGCGCCCGCTGTACGACGCCCTGA